The following DNA comes from Mycolicibacterium lutetiense.
TCGTCAAGGCCGGCGAGATTCTCGTCCGCCAGCGCGGCACCCACTTCCACCCCGGCGTGAACGTCGGCCGTGGCGGCGATGACACGCTGTTCGCCTTGGCCCCCGGCGCCGTGGAGTTTGGCTCCAAGCGTGGCCGCAAGAACGTGAA
Coding sequences within:
- the rpmA gene encoding 50S ribosomal protein L27 — its product is MAHKKGASSSRNGRDSAAQRLGVKRFGGQVVKAGEILVRQRGTHFHPGVNVGRGGDDTLFALAPGAVEFGSKRGRKNVNIVPVPRPEA